From the Shewanella amazonensis SB2B genome, one window contains:
- a CDS encoding pilin produces the protein MKAKQQGFSLIELVIVIVILGLLAATAIPRFLNITDEAEAASVDAVSGGLVTAVSFVRAQWEIDGRNNDYVLLDGTQIGLDKRFGYPTGDNNVSATDMTDATCQQVFNLILQSTPRNVLYTQDARKQRYTVRAIGGAGGSSNDLNGQTVNGLDLCVYHQVSSLTLDPNTGIANPVPDLTTSGASGITYNPGTGKVLSFTNP, from the coding sequence ATGAAAGCTAAACAGCAGGGATTTTCACTGATTGAGCTGGTGATAGTCATAGTGATTCTTGGGCTATTGGCGGCAACCGCCATTCCCAGATTTTTGAACATCACCGATGAAGCAGAAGCGGCCAGCGTGGATGCGGTCAGCGGTGGCTTGGTTACGGCAGTAAGTTTCGTGCGCGCCCAATGGGAAATCGATGGTCGCAACAACGACTATGTGTTGCTGGATGGCACCCAAATAGGGCTCGACAAGCGCTTTGGCTACCCCACCGGCGATAATAATGTGTCCGCCACTGACATGACAGATGCCACCTGCCAGCAGGTATTTAACCTGATTTTGCAAAGCACGCCCCGTAATGTGCTTTACACCCAGGATGCCCGTAAGCAACGTTATACCGTGAGGGCAATTGGCGGCGCGGGTGGCAGTAGTAACGATCTCAATGGTCAAACGGTCAATGGCCTGGATTTGTGTGTGTACCATCAGGTGTCATCTCTGACCCTGGACCCCAACACCGGCATTGCCAACCCGGTACCGGATCTGACTACGTCAGGCGCTTCAGGTATTACCTATAATCCGGGTACCGGCAAGGTGCTCAGCTTCACCAACCCCTGA
- a CDS encoding prepilin-type N-terminal cleavage/methylation domain-containing protein translates to MKKQQGFTLIELVVVIIILGILAVTAAPKFINLQSDARVSALSGAKAAIQGANSLVYSRAALAGVERNASNATPAPSVDIGTGTPAVTHFGYLQATEAELENALEFDFDAGTSATDPTVANETAAEWVIFSAAGVATIWQKGSPATCRFTYTQATSQTVGPVFSAMPGADDC, encoded by the coding sequence ATGAAAAAACAGCAAGGTTTTACCCTGATTGAGTTGGTGGTGGTGATCATCATCCTGGGCATTCTGGCGGTCACAGCAGCGCCTAAGTTTATCAATCTGCAATCGGATGCGAGAGTTAGCGCATTGAGCGGTGCCAAAGCCGCTATTCAGGGAGCAAATTCCCTGGTGTATTCACGTGCAGCCCTGGCTGGCGTGGAGAGAAATGCCAGCAACGCAACACCTGCACCATCTGTTGATATTGGGACTGGTACTCCCGCAGTAACCCATTTCGGTTACCTGCAGGCTACAGAGGCTGAATTGGAAAACGCTCTTGAGTTTGACTTCGATGCTGGCACCAGTGCCACTGATCCTACAGTTGCCAATGAGACAGCCGCTGAGTGGGTGATCTTTTCAGCAGCAGGGGTGGCAACGATCTGGCAGAAAGGATCGCCTGCAACATGTCGATTTACCTACACCCAGGCAACCAGCCAAACGGTAGGGCCGGTCTTCAGTGCTATGCCAGGCGCCGATGACTGTTGA
- a CDS encoding pilus assembly FimT family protein, with product MQSRHSLSRGFTLIELVTTIILIGILAVVAIPRLLSASSYSAYSLRNEFMAQLRKAQLFAMNNTDLCIRVAVSSDKGYRIERYQSRTSNQCSGAQDVAHEQPWQSFQGGSELALLAGGTRSFNLDFDTLGRLPATGCNGDCILAIADETLVLAIESEGYIHAR from the coding sequence ATGCAGTCACGTCATTCTCTATCGCGTGGTTTTACCCTGATTGAGCTTGTTACCACCATCATCCTGATTGGCATTCTGGCGGTGGTGGCCATTCCGCGCTTGTTATCTGCCTCTTCTTACAGTGCCTACTCCCTTCGCAATGAATTTATGGCGCAGCTGCGCAAGGCGCAGCTCTTTGCCATGAACAATACCGATCTCTGTATTCGTGTTGCTGTGTCCAGCGATAAGGGATACCGCATAGAACGGTATCAGAGCCGCACGTCGAATCAATGTTCTGGCGCTCAGGACGTGGCCCATGAGCAGCCCTGGCAGAGTTTTCAGGGGGGCAGTGAGCTGGCGCTGCTTGCTGGTGGTACCCGCAGTTTTAACCTGGATTTTGATACCCTCGGCCGACTCCCTGCCACGGGCTGCAACGGCGACTGTATCCTGGCTATTGCCGACGAAACCCTGGTGCTGGCGATCGAGTCCGAGGGCTATATTCATGCCCGCTAG
- a CDS encoding prepilin-type N-terminal cleavage/methylation domain-containing protein codes for MPASLSKMPVLSKRTAGFTLVELVVGMLVLAIALVLLSSMFFPQADRAAMTLQRVRSAELAQSVLNEIWGKRYDEHSNINGGVPACGSPSALACSTHMGPEGESRNDFDDVDDYHGLNETQFMLNSSQRYIDRYPGFKLTVEVSTSSPLVSKLIAIHVTTPQGEVITYHAVRSNY; via the coding sequence ATGCCCGCTAGTCTCAGCAAGATGCCGGTGTTATCCAAACGTACAGCGGGATTTACCCTGGTAGAGCTGGTCGTTGGCATGTTGGTGCTCGCCATTGCACTGGTATTGCTCTCCAGTATGTTCTTTCCCCAGGCGGACCGGGCGGCCATGACGCTGCAGCGGGTAAGAAGTGCCGAGCTGGCCCAGTCGGTGCTCAATGAAATCTGGGGAAAAAGGTACGATGAGCACAGCAATATCAATGGTGGCGTGCCGGCCTGTGGCTCGCCTTCAGCCTTGGCCTGCAGCACTCACATGGGGCCAGAGGGAGAAAGTCGCAATGATTTCGATGATGTGGATGACTACCATGGCTTGAATGAAACTCAGTTTATGCTGAACTCCAGCCAGCGCTATATCGACCGTTACCCCGGCTTCAAATTGACCGTGGAGGTCAGCACTTCGTCCCCTTTGGTGAGTAAACTCATCGCCATCCATGTCACTACACCTCAAGGGGAAGTAATTACTTACCATGCCGTGAGGAGCAACTACTGA
- a CDS encoding PilW family protein, producing MRRTGIGLHARGFTLVELVTVILVLGVLAVGVSSFIIFGTRIFIESSAVEQVTGESRYAIERLTRDIRRALPGSLRLVAGSDGSDSWQCLEMVPIAASTSYVTLAISPDAAAQQARVIRDGANTGIIAGQMAHVYPLMATDVYPPPTGDTGKRFAVKSVIEGADSLELSFDTPVRFSQGSPSRRIYFSQDVVSYCFIEQLASHNISLWRFNGYGLSAIQPDVPVMRAAGRSALMANAVTTPAPIALLASTLINNAMVQLDVGFAVNGETFQYQHQVHTANVP from the coding sequence ATGCGCCGCACTGGGATTGGGTTACACGCACGGGGGTTCACCCTGGTGGAATTGGTCACGGTTATCCTGGTGCTGGGGGTATTGGCCGTGGGGGTGAGCAGCTTCATCATCTTTGGTACCCGCATCTTTATCGAATCTTCGGCCGTCGAGCAGGTCACAGGGGAGAGCCGTTATGCCATCGAGCGCCTTACCCGAGATATTCGCCGCGCTTTGCCTGGCAGCCTGAGGCTCGTTGCCGGCAGCGATGGCTCCGACAGCTGGCAATGTCTCGAAATGGTGCCTATTGCAGCGAGCACCAGCTATGTGACATTGGCCATATCGCCAGATGCTGCGGCGCAGCAGGCCAGAGTGATCCGTGATGGCGCCAACACCGGCATTATCGCCGGGCAAATGGCTCATGTTTACCCCCTGATGGCGACAGATGTTTACCCGCCGCCGACGGGTGATACCGGCAAGCGCTTTGCCGTGAAGTCGGTGATAGAGGGCGCCGATTCGCTGGAGCTCAGTTTTGATACGCCGGTACGCTTCAGTCAGGGCTCACCGAGCCGCCGTATTTACTTCAGTCAGGACGTGGTGAGTTATTGTTTTATCGAGCAGCTCGCCAGTCATAATATCAGCCTGTGGCGCTTCAATGGTTATGGTCTCAGTGCCATTCAACCCGATGTGCCTGTCATGAGAGCTGCAGGGCGTTCGGCACTGATGGCAAACGCAGTGACTACACCTGCGCCCATCGCTTTGCTGGCGTCCACCCTGATAAACAATGCCATGGTACAACTGGACGTGGGCTTTGCCGTGAATGGCGAAACCTTCCAATATCAACATCAGGTACATACAGCCAATGTCCCCTAA
- a CDS encoding DUF6701 domain-containing protein, translated as MPLCSDIFTKPPTGPNNPGMQPPPNLPSKAGNFTCYTQGNNRHCSRSDAFGPGDFNFANGDFEKGSYLATNGATTRLYFDNLTLKNTSIHQGYNPSHLIVYVRGNLHIEGHNFFKGILYVEGSIFMSGNATISGALAVHGNVPSGGNFTPIIDLGVIDDADFGGMCDKQANVQIDHFLLQYSQSPLTCKAETVTVSACKNSNCSELVTDPVSATLTATNAVTGWEGGNNISLVNGSAQKRLWHTVVAPPVTIGVGSSSPVAVNPTLCQRGSGMPSTAACTFAFADSGLLFDVPDKLAGKAASITLSAVRKDDQSQRCVPTFQNTTKQLAFWSDYLSPDAVALVGSPKVTVESSVIGTSAQDATSIPLSFNSQGEARLSVNYPDAGQLALNARYVGGGSEGNLQLDGSDSFVSFPVGLCVKAKDPVASCPAGDATCAAYRKTGDSFDLLISAHAWESDTDSEFCDNATTPNFAIQNIALGSALVAPVGGSDGVAGTASYSHKAQAGANEIGQSISEVGVFRFSAQAPNTYLGSQFYRIPLAQSGNIGRFVPAGFALKNVSLIPACGLLNSPSFSYMGQPTPLSMQLEAHNHQNQVTVNYRDDFAKGNAVLAAENDNDGQDLSARLSVLAGKWQQGVMEFDSSSTFVFERTTAPGVDGPFEQLDIGLWVDDMDGDLSRLAPLDMKPDSTGDCSILPGGCSAQRLGAVSMRHGRAVLDNTYGPETDILRMPAYAQYWNGSAWTLSSEDSCSIASVPLSFQVDNPALGYLYQPGLLAGQSIDRSATPASFSQGQLPLFWQALGSPGYRGQVTAPLDVPDWLHWYWNWSGSEPQTLSDPRASAYFGRYRGDDRIIFWREIN; from the coding sequence GTGCCACTTTGCTCCGATATTTTTACCAAACCACCTACGGGTCCCAATAATCCCGGTATGCAGCCGCCGCCCAACTTGCCTTCCAAGGCAGGAAACTTTACCTGCTATACCCAGGGGAATAATCGCCATTGCTCAAGAAGCGACGCTTTTGGCCCCGGTGACTTCAACTTTGCCAATGGTGATTTTGAAAAAGGCTCTTACCTGGCAACCAATGGTGCCACGACTCGGCTTTACTTTGACAATCTCACCCTGAAAAATACGAGCATCCATCAGGGTTATAATCCTTCACATCTCATCGTCTATGTGCGGGGAAATCTACACATAGAGGGGCACAACTTTTTCAAAGGCATCCTGTACGTGGAAGGCAGCATCTTCATGTCGGGTAATGCCACCATCAGTGGTGCTCTGGCCGTTCACGGGAATGTTCCTTCGGGAGGGAACTTCACACCGATTATCGACCTTGGTGTCATTGATGATGCCGACTTTGGCGGCATGTGTGATAAGCAAGCAAACGTTCAAATTGACCACTTCCTGCTGCAATACTCCCAAAGCCCCCTGACCTGCAAGGCTGAGACTGTCACTGTATCTGCTTGCAAAAATAGTAATTGCAGTGAACTGGTCACAGACCCTGTCAGTGCCACCTTAACTGCGACCAATGCCGTAACGGGTTGGGAGGGCGGAAACAACATCAGTCTGGTCAATGGCAGTGCGCAAAAACGGCTTTGGCATACGGTGGTGGCGCCGCCGGTGACTATTGGTGTGGGCAGCTCTTCACCGGTGGCAGTGAATCCGACTCTGTGCCAGCGGGGAAGCGGTATGCCCAGCACGGCCGCCTGTACCTTTGCCTTTGCCGACAGCGGGCTTTTGTTTGATGTACCGGATAAACTCGCGGGTAAGGCGGCCAGCATTACCCTGAGCGCAGTGCGTAAAGACGACCAGTCACAGCGCTGTGTTCCTACCTTTCAAAATACGACCAAGCAGCTGGCATTCTGGAGCGACTACCTCAGTCCTGATGCAGTCGCTTTGGTGGGTAGTCCGAAAGTGACAGTGGAGAGTAGCGTTATCGGCACCAGCGCCCAGGACGCGACTTCTATCCCCCTGAGCTTTAACAGTCAGGGTGAGGCGAGGTTGAGTGTGAATTATCCGGACGCCGGTCAGCTAGCCCTCAATGCCCGGTATGTGGGTGGCGGCAGTGAAGGGAATTTGCAGCTGGATGGCAGCGACAGCTTTGTCAGCTTCCCTGTGGGGTTGTGTGTCAAAGCCAAAGACCCTGTGGCGAGCTGCCCGGCAGGGGATGCTACTTGCGCCGCCTATCGCAAAACAGGCGACAGCTTTGACTTGCTAATCTCGGCCCACGCCTGGGAGTCAGATACTGACAGTGAATTTTGCGATAACGCCACAACCCCCAACTTTGCCATACAGAACATCGCCCTTGGCAGCGCTCTGGTGGCGCCTGTGGGCGGCAGTGATGGGGTAGCAGGCACCGCCAGCTATTCCCATAAGGCCCAGGCAGGCGCCAATGAAATCGGCCAAAGTATCAGTGAGGTGGGGGTATTCCGTTTCAGCGCCCAGGCACCAAACACCTACCTCGGCAGCCAGTTTTATCGTATTCCGCTGGCACAGTCCGGCAATATTGGCCGCTTTGTTCCGGCAGGTTTTGCACTGAAAAACGTCAGTTTGATCCCCGCCTGCGGTTTGCTTAACTCGCCAAGTTTCAGTTACATGGGGCAACCCACTCCGCTGTCGATGCAGCTTGAAGCGCACAATCATCAGAATCAGGTAACGGTAAATTACCGGGATGATTTTGCCAAAGGCAACGCGGTATTGGCGGCAGAAAACGACAACGACGGCCAAGATTTGTCTGCCAGATTGAGCGTTTTGGCGGGCAAATGGCAGCAAGGGGTCATGGAGTTTGACAGCAGCTCGACATTCGTTTTTGAGCGCACCACGGCCCCTGGGGTGGATGGTCCCTTCGAGCAGTTGGATATTGGTCTCTGGGTGGATGATATGGACGGTGACTTGTCCAGGCTGGCGCCACTGGATATGAAACCTGACAGCACCGGCGACTGCAGTATTCTTCCCGGGGGCTGCAGCGCTCAGCGACTGGGTGCTGTGTCCATGCGCCACGGCCGGGCGGTGCTGGATAATACCTATGGTCCTGAAACGGATATCCTGCGTATGCCTGCCTATGCCCAGTACTGGAACGGCAGCGCCTGGACTCTGTCCTCCGAGGACAGTTGCAGTATCGCCTCAGTACCTTTGAGTTTTCAGGTGGATAACCCCGCTCTGGGCTATTTGTACCAGCCGGGACTGCTGGCAGGGCAAAGTATCGACCGTAGCGCCACCCCGGCAAGTTTCAGTCAGGGGCAACTGCCACTCTTTTGGCAGGCTTTGGGGAGCCCGGGTTACCGTGGACAGGTGACGGCACCACTGGACGTACCGGATTGGCTGCATTGGTACTGGAATTGGAGCGGCAGCGAGCCACAAACACTGAGCGATCCCAGGGCAAGTGCCTATTTCGGGCGTTATCGGGGTGACGATCGCATTATCTTCTGGCGCGAGATCAATTGA
- a CDS encoding rod shape-determining protein, which yields MFKKLRGIFSNDLSIDLGTANTLIYVREEGIVLNEPSVVAIRNERNSSGQKSVAAVGTEAKLMLGRTPGNIQAIRPMKDGVIADFYVTEKMLQHFIKQVHNNSFFRPSPRVLVCVPVGATQVERRAIRESAMGAGAREVYLIEEPMAAAIGAGLPVSEATGSMVVDIGGGTTEVAIISLNGVVYSSSVRIGGDKFDDAIINYVRRNYGSLIGEATAERIKHTIGTAYPGDEVLEIEVRGRNLAEGVPRSFTLNSNEILEALQEPLSGIVSAVMVALEQSPPELASDISERGMVLTGGGALLRDLDRLLMQETGIPVMVAEDPLTCVARGGGKALEMIDMHGGDLFSEEN from the coding sequence ATGTTCAAAAAGCTGCGTGGCATTTTTTCCAATGATCTTTCGATCGACCTGGGTACCGCCAACACCCTTATCTATGTGCGTGAAGAAGGTATTGTCCTCAATGAACCTTCGGTGGTGGCAATTCGTAACGAACGCAACAGCTCAGGGCAAAAGTCCGTGGCTGCTGTGGGTACCGAAGCCAAGCTGATGCTCGGACGTACCCCTGGCAATATTCAGGCGATTCGCCCGATGAAAGACGGTGTAATCGCCGACTTTTATGTGACTGAGAAGATGCTGCAGCACTTCATTAAGCAAGTTCACAACAACAGTTTCTTTCGCCCAAGCCCCCGGGTGCTGGTGTGCGTGCCAGTAGGAGCCACCCAGGTGGAGCGCCGGGCCATCCGTGAATCAGCCATGGGCGCCGGTGCCCGCGAAGTGTATCTGATTGAAGAGCCAATGGCGGCCGCCATCGGTGCCGGTCTGCCGGTTTCTGAAGCGACAGGCTCCATGGTGGTGGATATCGGTGGTGGTACCACTGAAGTGGCCATCATCTCCCTGAACGGTGTGGTGTACTCATCGTCTGTACGTATCGGTGGTGATAAGTTTGACGATGCCATTATCAATTATGTGCGTCGTAACTACGGCAGCCTGATTGGTGAGGCCACAGCCGAACGTATCAAACACACCATAGGTACTGCTTATCCCGGCGATGAGGTGCTGGAAATTGAAGTGCGTGGTCGTAACCTGGCCGAAGGTGTGCCAAGAAGCTTCACCCTCAACAGCAACGAAATTCTTGAGGCCCTGCAAGAGCCGCTGTCGGGTATCGTCAGTGCCGTGATGGTGGCACTGGAGCAGTCTCCACCGGAACTGGCTTCTGATATCTCAGAGCGCGGCATGGTGCTCACAGGTGGTGGTGCGCTGTTGCGTGACCTCGACCGCCTGCTGATGCAGGAAACCGGTATCCCTGTGATGGTAGCCGAAGATCCGCTGACCTGTGTTGCCAGAGGCGGTGGTAAGGCCCTCGAAATGATCGACATGCACGGTGGCGATCTCTTCTCCGAAGAAAATTAA
- the mreC gene encoding rod shape-determining protein MreC encodes MKPIFVRGVSNQFRLTLAIILSVLLIVANDRLTPVRQSMATLLSPLQYLANVPGDMLDGFAEMLATRTMLERQNAEMLRQQLMMSERLQRFEHLRQENERLRTLLGSPLHMDARKMVAEVMEVASDPFHQQIVINRGTQNGVYVGQPVLDAQGIVGQVVEVSAITARVLLMSDTSHAIPVRITRNDVRMIVNGTSELDEVELRHVAKSTDVKVGDLLVTSGLGRRFPEGYPVARVTVVERDDAQSYAKVMAQPLAALDRIRYLLLIWPDAGNNPVNTEAVEGTTVDDVNAPAQNEPATEAVPTAAEEAQ; translated from the coding sequence ATGAAGCCTATTTTTGTTCGCGGCGTCTCAAATCAATTCCGACTGACACTGGCAATTATTTTGTCGGTGCTGCTTATCGTGGCCAACGATCGCCTCACGCCGGTTCGACAGTCCATGGCGACTCTGCTCAGCCCGCTGCAGTATCTGGCCAATGTTCCCGGCGACATGCTGGATGGTTTTGCCGAAATGCTCGCTACCCGCACCATGCTGGAACGTCAGAACGCCGAAATGTTGCGTCAGCAATTGATGATGAGCGAGCGCCTGCAGCGTTTTGAACATTTGCGCCAGGAAAACGAGCGTCTGCGTACCTTGCTCGGCTCGCCGCTGCATATGGATGCCCGCAAGATGGTGGCGGAGGTGATGGAAGTGGCCAGCGATCCATTCCATCAGCAAATTGTTATTAACCGCGGTACCCAAAATGGTGTCTATGTGGGCCAGCCTGTGCTCGATGCCCAGGGTATTGTGGGCCAGGTGGTTGAAGTCAGTGCCATTACGGCGCGGGTGCTGTTGATGTCTGACACCAGTCATGCCATCCCGGTGCGTATCACCCGTAACGATGTGCGCATGATAGTGAATGGCACAAGCGAGTTGGATGAAGTTGAATTAAGACACGTCGCCAAAAGCACCGACGTGAAGGTGGGTGATTTGCTGGTGACCTCAGGCCTGGGCCGTCGTTTCCCGGAAGGATACCCGGTTGCGCGCGTCACCGTGGTAGAGCGTGACGACGCCCAATCCTATGCCAAGGTGATGGCGCAGCCGCTGGCCGCGCTCGACCGTATTCGTTACTTGCTGCTGATTTGGCCCGATGCCGGAAACAACCCCGTGAATACCGAAGCCGTTGAGGGCACCACCGTCGATGACGTCAATGCGCCGGCCCAGAATGAGCCTGCCACAGAGGCTGTTCCAACCGCCGCTGAGGAGGCCCAATGA
- the mreD gene encoding rod shape-determining protein MreD has translation MSLQAPNRRIVVWLTLFVGLLFQIMPLPDLVAAWRPDWLLLVLIYWTMALPHRYNILTAWILGVVLDVLLGATLGVRALAFSLVIYVVALHFQRMRNFTIWQQSLLVASLVGVFHLVVYWLQYVLTKATYSHAIFWPVLSSLVIWPWVFWFLRRVRRRYKVR, from the coding sequence ATGAGTCTGCAGGCCCCCAATCGTCGCATCGTGGTCTGGCTAACCCTGTTTGTCGGCTTGTTGTTTCAAATCATGCCGCTGCCTGATCTGGTTGCCGCCTGGCGTCCGGACTGGCTGCTGCTGGTGCTCATCTACTGGACCATGGCTTTGCCCCATAGATACAACATCCTGACCGCCTGGATTTTGGGGGTGGTATTGGATGTATTGCTGGGCGCGACCCTCGGCGTCAGGGCGCTGGCTTTTTCATTGGTGATTTACGTGGTGGCACTGCATTTTCAGCGTATGCGTAACTTCACTATCTGGCAGCAGTCTTTGTTGGTTGCATCCCTGGTAGGGGTGTTTCATCTGGTGGTGTACTGGCTGCAGTACGTGCTGACCAAGGCCACTTACTCCCACGCCATCTTCTGGCCTGTGTTGTCCAGCCTCGTTATCTGGCCCTGGGTGTTCTGGTTCCTGCGTCGGGTGCGTCGCCGTTATAAAGTGAGATAA
- a CDS encoding Maf family protein, which translates to MTLVLASQSPRRRELLAQAGLGVAGFSFERVNPDIDETPLVGESPANYVARLAVEKAKAGLALCGHIQAPVVLGSDTIVVLDGALLGKPGDKADAVAMLNALSGREHEVMTAVALTDGDRTLCDTVTTKVRFADLSRQDILAYVDTGEPMDKAGAYGIQGLGGVFVEAIDGSYSAVVGLPLVESRRLLAAFSLI; encoded by the coding sequence ATGACTCTGGTGCTGGCATCCCAGTCACCCCGTCGCCGTGAGCTTCTTGCTCAGGCTGGTTTGGGTGTAGCGGGATTTTCCTTTGAGCGCGTTAATCCCGATATCGATGAAACCCCGCTGGTCGGTGAATCCCCTGCGAACTATGTGGCGCGTCTTGCGGTCGAAAAAGCAAAGGCCGGGTTGGCACTTTGCGGACATATCCAGGCGCCCGTGGTGCTGGGCTCAGACACCATAGTGGTGCTCGATGGGGCGCTCCTTGGTAAACCCGGTGACAAAGCCGACGCCGTTGCCATGCTGAATGCACTCTCTGGCCGTGAACATGAGGTCATGACTGCGGTGGCTCTCACTGACGGTGACCGTACCTTGTGCGACACTGTGACCACCAAGGTTCGCTTTGCCGACCTGTCCCGGCAGGATATTCTTGCCTATGTGGACACAGGTGAGCCCATGGATAAAGCCGGTGCCTATGGTATTCAGGGGCTGGGTGGTGTCTTTGTTGAAGCCATCGACGGCAGTTACAGCGCCGTTGTTGGGCTACCTTTGGTGGAGAGTCGCCGTTTACTGGCTGCATTTTCACTGATTTAA
- the rng gene encoding ribonuclease G, producing MGSELLINVTPNEARVALVEHGVLQEVHIERRMKRGLVGNIYKGKISRVLPGMQAAFVDIGLDKAAFLHASDIMPHTECVADVEKGNFVVRDIAELVRQGQDIMVQVVKDPLGTKGARLTTDITLPSRYLVFMPGSAHVGVSQRIESEDERTRLKEATLPFVDEDGGFIIRTAAEGAGAEELAQDAAFLRRVWAKVAERRKRKGSSLLYQDLALPVRIVRDFVGTDLDRIQVDSRSTFEELKHFAQEFMPEFEEKIELYSGSVPIFDLYDVENEIQRALGRKVELKSGGYLIIDQTEAMTTVDINTGAFVGHRNLEETIFNTNLEATQAIARQLRLRNLGGIIIIDFIDMLSEDHRQRVLSSLTSALAHDRVKTNVSGFSGLGLVEMTRKRTRESLEHVLCGECPACKGSGYMKTVETVTYEIFREIIRLDKAYDADEFLVYCAPAVHACLSGDEHHHVAELEVYIGKRIRVQMEPLYAQNKYDVVMV from the coding sequence ATTGGCTCTGAGCTTTTGATTAATGTCACCCCCAACGAGGCCAGAGTGGCGCTCGTGGAACACGGGGTGTTGCAGGAAGTCCATATCGAGCGCCGGATGAAGCGCGGCCTCGTGGGCAATATCTACAAGGGCAAAATCAGCCGGGTTCTCCCTGGCATGCAAGCTGCCTTTGTTGACATCGGCCTTGATAAGGCCGCGTTTTTACATGCCTCCGACATCATGCCCCATACTGAATGCGTGGCCGATGTGGAAAAAGGCAACTTTGTGGTGCGCGACATCGCCGAGCTGGTGCGTCAGGGCCAGGACATCATGGTTCAGGTGGTAAAAGACCCCCTGGGAACCAAGGGGGCGCGTCTGACCACAGACATCACACTGCCTTCCCGTTATCTGGTATTTATGCCCGGCTCAGCCCATGTGGGTGTTTCCCAACGTATTGAATCGGAAGATGAAAGAACACGCCTGAAAGAAGCTACATTGCCCTTTGTTGACGAGGATGGCGGCTTTATTATCCGTACCGCGGCCGAAGGCGCCGGTGCCGAAGAGTTGGCACAGGATGCCGCCTTCCTGCGACGGGTCTGGGCCAAGGTAGCAGAGCGGCGCAAGCGTAAGGGCAGCTCACTGCTTTATCAGGATCTTGCCTTGCCGGTGCGCATCGTACGCGACTTTGTCGGGACAGATCTGGATCGTATTCAGGTGGACTCCCGCAGCACCTTCGAAGAGCTCAAGCATTTCGCCCAGGAGTTCATGCCGGAGTTTGAAGAAAAAATTGAGCTCTACAGCGGCAGCGTGCCCATCTTTGACCTCTACGATGTAGAAAACGAAATCCAGCGTGCCCTGGGGCGCAAAGTGGAACTCAAGTCCGGTGGTTACCTGATTATCGACCAGACCGAGGCCATGACGACTGTGGATATCAACACGGGCGCCTTTGTTGGCCATCGAAATCTTGAAGAGACCATCTTCAACACCAACCTTGAGGCGACCCAGGCCATTGCCCGTCAGCTGCGGCTGCGTAATCTCGGTGGCATTATCATAATCGACTTTATCGACATGCTCAGTGAAGACCACCGCCAGCGGGTGTTGTCCAGTCTGACATCGGCCCTGGCCCACGACAGGGTTAAAACCAATGTGAGCGGTTTCTCCGGCCTGGGGCTGGTGGAAATGACCCGCAAACGCACCCGCGAGAGTCTCGAACATGTGCTCTGCGGCGAGTGTCCTGCCTGTAAGGGCAGTGGTTATATGAAGACGGTGGAAACGGTCACCTACGAAATTTTCCGTGAAATCATCCGTCTCGATAAGGCCTATGATGCCGATGAGTTTTTGGTGTACTGCGCGCCTGCGGTGCACGCTTGCCTCAGCGGCGATGAGCACCACCATGTGGCTGAGCTTGAAGTCTATATTGGCAAGCGGATCCGGGTGCAGATGGAGCCCCTGTATGCCCAGAACAAATACGATGTGGTAATGGTCTAG